gcatttgatgataggtatcccgaatttgcttctgatgttcgGAGTGTTAGGCTTGGTTTAGCTACTGATGGGTTTAATCCATTCTGAACGATGAGCTCAACATACAGCACTTGGCCGGTTGTTTTGATTCCATATAATTTGCCGccatggatgtgtatgaaacagtCTTCAGTAATTCTGTCAATGGTTATTCCAGGTGACAAGGGCTCAGGTAATAATATTGATGTTTTTCTACAGCCTCTAATAGAGGAATTGAAACAAATATGGAAGGGTATTGATGTATTTGATGCTTTTGCTGGCCAAAATTTCAAATTGCGTGCAGCTCTTATTTGGACTATcaatgatttttctgcatatgctaatttatctggttggagcactaaggggcgtaTTGCATGTCCTTTTTGTAGAGATTCAACccattcatattggttaaaacaTGGAGAAAAGTTCTGTTATATGGACCATCGTCGGTGGTTAGAAGCAAACCATCCATTTTGATTTTAGAAAGACTTGTTTGATGGTACCATAGAGTTGCGATCTGCCCCTATTCCACCAACTGGAACTGAAGTCTTTAGACAAATGCATGGCACCAATTATATACCGGGTAAGGTCTCCAAATGTTCAAAGAAGAGGGAAGGGAGCATGTTGGCAGCACAATGAATGAAGGATTAATAGCAGAGGTTGCTGAGGATGTTGACAAATTTTTTGAGAATGAAAACAACGTATATGGTCAGGAAAATGATGATGACTCAATGGCAGCATCTACACAAAAACAACTatggaaaaaaaagagcattttctttgatttttcttattggaagtataatcttcttcgacataaCCTTGATGTGATGCATATAGAGAAGAACGTTTGTGATAACCTgattggaacattgttaaatcttgatggaaagaccaaagataacttgaaagcgcgtcttgatttgaaagatatgggCATAAGACAAGAGATTCATCCGACAGAGCTTGCCAATGATAAATTTTATACACCTCCTGCATGTTATACAATGTCTACTCAagagaaagatctttttctaacagttctgaaaaatatgaaggttccTGATGGGTACTCATCGAATATTTCACGATACGTAAATCTCAAAGAGCGAAAACTTTCAAATCTTAAGAGTCACGATTGTCACATTTTTATGCAAGATATCTttccattggctttaagatcgtcAACACCGAAACAAGTTTTCGCAATTGTTTCTCAATTGTCATCATTctttaaggcattatgttccaaagttcttgatcctaaggagcttgatcaattggagtctaatgttgCACTTACACTATGCCATATGGAAAAGATCTTTCCTCCTGaattttttactattatggttcatctactcattcacttagcggcggaagctaaacttggtggaccggttcactaccgatggatgtatcctattgagaggtgatTTTTCTAAACTCTAATGTCCATATTTAATAATCAGTTTGAGTTTGaaatttactttaaaaatttattgttgaaggtTTCTTGTGCGCTTAAAAGATTATGTACGCAATCGAGCCTATCCCGAGGGCTCAATTGCTGAAGGATATATTGTTGAGGAGTGTTTGACATTTTGTTCGAGATATcttgaaggtgttgaaacgGTTTTCAATCGACCTCAAAGGAATTGTGATATCATAGAGAATGCAGATGTTTACAAGTTCTCATCTGGTGGAAGAGTTTTGGAAAAGTTGAAAGTGTTGTTCTTGACCAGAAATTGTTGGCACAAGCACATCGCTATGTCTTACTTCATAGTGATATAATATCCGAGTCTCGCAGGTTAGTACGGttaattaaaatctaaattTACTGTCATGTCAGAAGAATGTAATATTGGTGCTTAATTAAAGATTTTCTGATCGTGCAGAGAATTTTTAATAACTCAGTGAAGTCTCAACCATAACATTCGTTCTACACCAAGGATTGAGCAACgatggttggttgagttattttcAGAATGGCTTTTCAAACAGGTTAGATGTCTAAAATAttaagcttttttttaaaatttttctagagagaaattaatcattacttccataattttttttaggtaTCGGTGATGATGGAGAGAAATTGTTCTGAGGAGTTAATAGTCATTGCTCGAGGTTCGAATaatattgtcaacagatatgatgggtttattataaatggttttaaatttcatactaaagagcgtgagaaatttagaaaaatccaaaatagtGGAATTATGAAGCGGACGGGAAAAATTATTATGGTGCTCTAACAGATATTTATGAGCTGGATTATTATGGAAAGtttaaggtagtattatttcgaattgattgggtggatataaactcacctagaggtttgaggcaagaCATAAATAGATTCAcacttgtaaatttttcaaggttgatacatactggtgtgttattgaaagatgatccatttattttttcatctcaagctcgacaagtattttttgtgcaagactcaaaagataaaaattggtctcttgttattaagacgaaacctagggacttgtatgatatggaAAAAAGGTTGGAAGAGAAGGACGATGAtacttatactcagtgtatgccttaTAATGTTGTGCCAACTGATGAAGTAAATGCGCCAACGAGTTTGATTAGGATGGATGTTGAATAAGAATGTAGTTTCATAAtggtaagtaaaatttatgaagcattcgttgaatgagttattatattctcttttattagccctttatttagtataaatttatcatttaaccaaatattgattcttttttgtgcataccaggtaacaatatgccccgagggagacgatttagagatgtggagttccagcattctctggtgggatctacttctgagcagttcctgcagtcccagcagccatgtgagcaccagcagcacgagtcaggatctcagcgcgagcctcctgctgattgtccggaggatgagctccgAATCCAaggtaattcgatttaaagttcatattttatgttcatatttgtcttcaactttttaagacattttatttaatttgaatagatggacaagggacagTGAGGACGAGAtggggacccactcaagcaaaggatgtgtggaagcttcctccgggtgagaagattatcatccgatgcaacgaattggggcagcccatcaatagagctggaagtcttctatcaagctttttatgatcggttgcacgcaagggtcagctgtatccgctcaactatacgaagtggaatgacatgcttcctttgtataaggttgagcttcttagactcatacaggtaatgaattgaatttgttctttttaatttgacaccttctgtatgttaatttgcttactaccataattttacttttgaggtttaatattattataacattctgtatcttgttgtagggtaagtttgtactccctccagagagccatgattgggtgctaaagtccctcaaccacaaatggaaagaatataaagcaaaattgaagacggacttcaagcgcgagggtatgacagaggaggaggttgctcgtgtgactcctcctgatgtataccctcagcagtggagggagcttgttcactactggttttctgaaaaAGGACATGTCACGTATATTATttcaatatcttatattatctttattattaatatagattgcaaatatatacattgaatcatattatactgtgtgcttttattttggcagacatattctaatattggtagagctgcacgagcatctcaagcagttcctcatacttcaggctcgaagagttatgcgagacgtagaaatgaattcgtaagttcttttgaaactctactaacatatagcatgtatcatgatatatagtttgccaatatactttccgtatgtgtagatagtagagcatggaagggaacctggtgaggtagagttttataagatgacccacactcaccgagatggcagctttgtccggaatgagtcgagagatatagttgtatgtattcattttttatttgatcataatttttttattaattttacttcttttaaaatattaatgtgattggttttttttagagagat
The Phoenix dactylifera cultivar Barhee BC4 unplaced genomic scaffold, palm_55x_up_171113_PBpolish2nd_filt_p 000619F, whole genome shotgun sequence DNA segment above includes these coding regions:
- the LOC120106754 gene encoding uncharacterized protein LOC120106754, yielding MHIEKNVCDNLIGTLLNLDGKTKDNLKARLDLKDMGIRQEIHPTELANDKFYTPPACYTMSTQEKDLFLTVLKNMKVPDGYSSNISRYVNLKERKLSNLKSHDCHIFMQDIFPLALRSSTPKQVFAIVSQLSSFFKALCSKVLDPKELDQLESNVALTLCHMEKIFPPEFFTIMVHLLIHLAAEAKLGGPVHYRWMYPIER